The following proteins come from a genomic window of Williamwhitmania taraxaci:
- a CDS encoding S41 family peptidase produces the protein MMEKNHYGKNRLFRKSFITQNTFSRELWLYGGMDKHFSVVYETPTLQVKSTLLKGVSQPSFYSKVGGVVEVLNAFDSIPVLYNWENGAYRVLISDDIAVLQYFKFGSATDSVYINKAFADAEKKGVSRFVLDLRGNIGGTTKVYDAFFAHLTQDSIPYFSRVEYKVSKELLDRKPYGNRFKYPDEANIGKQCELNANSLRYSPKKSPLYLGRFYVLCDEGTFSTASAFCAIVQDNKLGKLIGRATGGMGSSFGNFLVFMLPNSKIPLLVSSARYYRPNGDREFTPVIPDVFVDDCDLLNFFNKCK, from the coding sequence CGTGAGTTATGGCTTTATGGCGGAATGGATAAGCATTTTTCGGTTGTCTATGAGACCCCAACGTTACAGGTTAAATCAACCCTTCTTAAGGGTGTTAGCCAACCGTCATTTTATAGTAAAGTTGGGGGTGTTGTCGAAGTGCTGAATGCATTTGACTCTATACCTGTTTTATACAACTGGGAAAATGGTGCCTATAGAGTATTAATATCGGATGATATTGCGGTTTTGCAGTATTTTAAGTTTGGTAGTGCAACTGATTCTGTATATATAAACAAAGCCTTTGCCGATGCAGAAAAAAAGGGGGTCTCAAGATTTGTTCTTGATTTAAGGGGAAATATTGGTGGCACAACAAAGGTTTATGACGCATTCTTTGCTCATTTAACGCAGGACTCTATTCCTTATTTCTCAAGGGTAGAGTATAAGGTTAGTAAAGAATTGCTGGATAGAAAACCTTACGGGAATAGGTTCAAATATCCTGATGAAGCTAACATCGGTAAGCAATGTGAGTTGAATGCAAACTCCCTGCGCTATTCTCCTAAGAAGTCTCCTTTATATTTAGGCCGTTTCTATGTTTTGTGTGATGAAGGAACTTTTTCCACAGCTAGTGCTTTTTGTGCAATAGTTCAAGACAATAAGTTAGGTAAGTTGATTGGACGAGCAACTGGAGGTATGGGATCTTCTTTTGGGAATTTTCTTGTTTTTATGTTGCCGAATTCTAAAATTCCTCTCCTTGTTTCTTCTGCTCGCTACTATCGCCCTAATGGAGATCGGGAATTCACCCCCGTTATTCCAGATGTTTTTGTTGATGATTGTGATTTGTTGAATTTCTTTAATAAATGTAAATAG